The genomic interval TTAATGAAGAAAAAATGCGAGCTTTCGGAATTACTTTTGATGAAGCGGCTACTTCCATTGCAGCTGCCAATGTTAAAGTAACCGGTGGAAAAATTAAGGGAGAAAAAGAAGAGCTTCAAATTAGAGCAGATAACAAAAAGTATTATGCCGAAGATCTTGAAAACCATATTATAAAAACTACAACAGATGGTTTTGTAATTAGATTAAAAGACATAGCAGATGTTAATGAAAAATGGGAAGAAGATCCTAACCGCATTTATTATAACGGGAAGCAGTCTGTTACGGTTGAAATTCAAAAAACCAACCAGGAAGATCTTTTTGAAATCACCGAAACAGTAAGACAATATATTGGTGAGTTTAATGAAAAATATGAAGATGTTAATGTAGATGTTTTAAGAGATGGCTCGGAAGTTATACAAGAAAGAATTGATATTTTAACAAGCAACGGTGTTGTTGGAATATTTTTAGTTGTGTTAATTTTGGGATTAACACTTAATCCTCGTTTATCATTTTGGGTTTCAATATCTATTCCACTTTCATTTTTAGGAATGTTTGCTATTGCCACAGCTTATGGACTTACTATAAATGTAATGTCCTTAATGGGCATGATCTTAGTAATTGGTATTCTTGTTGATGATGGAATTGTTGTGGCTGAAAATATTTACAGCCATTACGAACAAGGTAAAACGCCTATAAAAGCAGCGGTTAATGGAACCCTGGAGGTGCTGCCATCTGTGGCAACAGGTGTTTCTACAACGATATTGATCTTTTTGATATTCTTTTTCCTTGATGGACAAATGGGAGATAATACTACAGATATGGCTTTTATTGTTGCCGGCACACTTGGATTTAGTCTGTTAGAAGCCATGATAATTCTACCTGCTCATATTGCACACTCAAAGGCCTTAAAAGGAAAAGAAGTTAAGCAAAATATAATATTATTAAAATTTGAGGGAATGTTATTTGTTTTACGCGATAAGATATATAAACCGATTTTAAATTATTGCATTAAACATCCTGTTGTAATCTTAACAATTCCGACAGCTCTGTTCATAATTACTTATGGTGCGCTACAAGGAAACATAATCAAAACCACGTTTTTCCCTTCAATAGAATTTAATAATGTAGGTATCACGTTAGAAATGCCGGCCGGTACAAGTGACACTATTACAGATGAAAAGCTGAAATATATTGAGTCGAAAATTTGGGAATTAAACGAAGAGTATGTAGAAGAATATCCAAATAAGGAAAAATTAATTGAATCTGTCACAAAACAAACAGGTCCTAGCGGAACACATGTTGGCAATGTTACATTGGTCGCTGTTGGAACGGAGGAACGTGAATGGGATAATTCAATAATAAAAGCCAAATTAAGAGAAAGGATTGGAGAAATTGAAGGTGCTGATAAATTACAAGTTGGAGGTGGAAGTAGATTTGGAATGCCTGTTTCAATAGCACTGCAAAGTTATGATTTGGAACAACTAAATAATGCAAAAGAAGAATTAAAAAATGAACTGAGACTGATTTCTGATCTTAAAGATGTGGTTGATGATAATCCTCCAGGATTAAGAGAAGTAAAATTGGAGCTAAATGATAATGCTTATAATCTTGGACTCACAACTTCTGAAGTAATGTCTCAAGTAAGAAGTGGATTTTATGGAAAGGAAGCTCAGCGAATTTTACGTGGAGTAGATGAAGTTAAAATTTGGGTGCGCTATTCAGAAGATGACCGTTCTACTATTTCTAAGTTAAAAGATATGCGTATAAAGTTAACAGATGGCAAGCAAATTCCACTTAGTGAACTTGCTGATGTTTCAATTGAACGCGGTGTTTTAAGTATTGGGCACATTGATGGACAAAGAGTAATTAAAGTTGAAGCAGATGTAACAACTACAGATATTTCTGTTACCAATTTAACAACCAAAATAAATACTGATGTTCTACCCGAACTAAAAGAAAAGTTTCCTGATGTAACCTGGTCAATGGAAGGTGAAAGTCGTGAATCGGGAAAAACAGTCGATTCAATGCTGGCAATTGTTCCCTCATTCTTAGTGTTAATGTTTATGCTGGTTGTTTTTACATTCAGATCATTTACACAATCCTTTATTGTTTACTTTCTAATTCCATTTTCATTTATTGGAGTTTTATGGGGGCATTTTATTCAAGGATATTTATTTAGCATACTTTCCGGTTTCGGGGCAATTGCACTAATTGGTGTTGTAATAAATGATTCCCTTGTATTTATAGATGCATTCAATCGATATTTAAGAAGTGGCCTCGATTTTACATCAGCATTAACAAAAGCGGGGTTAAACAGATTTCGTCCCGTAATCCTTACCTCGGTTACAACAATATTTGGTTTGGCTCCGTTAATTTTTGAAACAAGTTCTCACGCTCAGTTTTTGTCGCCAATGGCAATTTCAATGGCTTATGGATTGCTTGTTGGAACTGCACTTACTTTAGTAATGATTCCTGCGATGCTAAGCTTGACAAATAACATTAAATTTAAATTAAAAAAAGCAAATACAAGAGAAGAAATTGAACCCGCTATAATTGAACAGAATCAATTAAATGCTTATGAAAGTTAGGAGTTAGAAAAAATGAAGAAATTTAAATTAATTGTAGCACTATTGTTTCTCTTTGTTGCGTCCTTAAGCGCACAGCAAAAAATGACTTTAGAACAAAGCATAGATATTGCACTACAGGAAAACCTTAATATAAAAATTGCAAAAAACGAGAATGAAGTATCCCATAATAATATAAATATTGGTAATGCAGGCTTACTTCCCCAAGTAAATTTATCAGCATCAACTACCTACAATGATAATGAAATAAATAATAACGGAATAAAGTCTAATCAATCATATACAAGTAATTATGTTGGCGCTAATGCCACATACATTTTGTTTGATGGTTTTAACAATATTGCATCTTATAATCAATTAAAAACACAGGGTAAGATTAGTGATTATCAAACTCAATACACTATTGAGCAATATATTCTTCTGGTAACAAACTCATATTACCAGGTTGCAGGTTTAACAGATCAGCTAAACATAAATAAAGAATCATTGCAAATTTCTAAAGAGAGGCTGGAAAGAACTTCCAACAAAAAAGATTATGGGCAAGCCAAAAGCATTGATTATCTCAGTGCTTTAGTTGATTTTAATAATGATAGCGTGGCTTACATTAATTCTCAAACCTCACTAATTCAGGCAAAACAAGATTTCAACAATCTTCTAAATAGAAATACAGATTATGATTTTGATGTAGACCTGGATGTTCTCTATAAAATTCTTCCGAGTAAAGAAGATTTAATAAATACAGCTATAGAAAGGAATGCGTTATACAAATCCTCAGAAAACAATATTAAGCTTGCTGAATTAAATATAAAATCCGCAAACTCAAACTTTTATCCTCAATTATCTGTTGATGCAAATTATTCATTATATAATACTCAAAATGAATGGGAAGTAAATCTTAATGATAGAAGCAAAGGATTTTCTACCGGACTGAATTTAAGCTATAATTTATTCAATGGTTTTAGAAACAGCATACAGAAACAAAATGCAGAGATTAACCGCAAAAATGCTGAGTTAGAAAAAAAGAATGAGCTGCTTAGTTTAGTAACTGAAATCTCAAATACTCATCAACAATATGAAGATAGTAAAATTTCGCTAAAATTAGAGAACGATAATCTGGAAGCAGCAGAATTAAATTTCAATCGTTCAAAAGAATTATATAATCTGGGTCAAATTACAAACACGCAATTTAGAGAATCACAATTAAACCTGATTCAGGCCAAAAGCAGTATTTCCACATTAAGATATTCGATAAAGATTTTCGAGGCTGAGCTGGAGAGGTCAGCAGGAATACTATTATAAAATAAGGTGATAATTTTGAGTCGGTCTGGAATTCTGAGTTACTACTCAATTTATCGTTTGAGATAGTTAAAATACTCAGGCATGTCATATATTTAAAGTTGAATTCTTATATTAAAGTGTTTAGATTTGTAAACCCGATTAAAAAAGTCGGGTTTTTTAATATTCTTAAATAGGACAAAAATAGTCGGATATGTTAAGATTAAGCAAAAAAGTAGAATATGCATTGATTGCCTTGATGGATTTAGCCAATAATTCTGAGACTGATCCAGTTACTACAAAAGCATTGGCATCTTCATATCAAATCCCACAAGAACTGCTTGGGAAGGTAATGCAAAATCTTACAAAAAACGGCATTTTGAATTCTGTCCAGGGTGTTAAAGGCGGCTATATCCTTGGTCAGGACCCTGAAAATATTAAACTGATGCAAATAATTGAAATTCTTGAAGGCCCAATTTCTATTACCTCCTGCGGACATTTGGATGAGATTGAGGATTGCGGTTGTGATTTATTATCAACATGTACCATAAAATCACCCATGGAAATTATTCAGGCTGAACTAGAGAAGTATTTTACCGGGATTAGCTTAAAAGATTTAAATAAAATGTATAATAATAATCAAACAGCGCCAATTCAGTTAGTATAAATATGGTTGATGCAGAAGATATTTACCTGGCACTTAGCGATGTGTATGATCCTGAGATAAGAATGAATATTGTTGATTTGGGATTGATTTATGATGTAGGTATCAATGAATCTGATGTTACGATAAAAATGACCTTGACTTCACCCAACTGTCCGGCAAGTCCGGAAATAAAGAATAATGCTTTAAAAGCAGTAAAGTCGCTAAAAGGCGTCAAAAATGTTGAATTGGATCTTGTTTGGGAGCCTGGTTGGGATGAATCGCGAATGAGCGAAGAAGCAAAATTAGAATTAGGTTTAGATATAAACTTTGAAGACGGAAAGGATTGTTTAGTATGAGTTCTGAAACAGAAGAACTTGAATCCCTGGCCAACCAGGAATACAAATATGGCTTTGTGACAGATATCGAAGCTGATGCGTTGCCACCGGGCTTGGATGAAGGAACAGTGCGATCTATATCGGCTATAAAAAAAGAACCCTCATTTATGACTGAATGGCGTTTAAAATCATACAATAAATGGCTGGATATGAAAGAGCCTAAATGGCCAAAGGTTGACTATCCCGAAATTGATTTCCAGGATATGGTC from Calditrichota bacterium carries:
- a CDS encoding Rrf2 family transcriptional regulator produces the protein MLRLSKKVEYALIALMDLANNSETDPVTTKALASSYQIPQELLGKVMQNLTKNGILNSVQGVKGGYILGQDPENIKLMQIIEILEGPISITSCGHLDEIEDCGCDLLSTCTIKSPMEIIQAELEKYFTGISLKDLNKMYNNNQTAPIQLV
- a CDS encoding DUF59 domain-containing protein, with product MVDAEDIYLALSDVYDPEIRMNIVDLGLIYDVGINESDVTIKMTLTSPNCPASPEIKNNALKAVKSLKGVKNVELDLVWEPGWDESRMSEEAKLELGLDINFEDGKDCLV
- a CDS encoding efflux RND transporter permease subunit gives rise to the protein MKKIIEYFVKYPVLGNAVMTLIIVFGFFSFMTMKTTFFPDSDVRYITITASYPGASPEEIEEGIVTKIEDAIKGTTGVERTTSTSSENVATIMVELEYGTDENVVIQDVQSNVNSISSFPVGMEQLNVFKQEPREFVISLAVNGNVDLRDLKTYARKIERELLAKEGISKISLAGFPDEEIEVSFNEEKMRAFGITFDEAATSIAAANVKVTGGKIKGEKEELQIRADNKKYYAEDLENHIIKTTTDGFVIRLKDIADVNEKWEEDPNRIYYNGKQSVTVEIQKTNQEDLFEITETVRQYIGEFNEKYEDVNVDVLRDGSEVIQERIDILTSNGVVGIFLVVLILGLTLNPRLSFWVSISIPLSFLGMFAIATAYGLTINVMSLMGMILVIGILVDDGIVVAENIYSHYEQGKTPIKAAVNGTLEVLPSVATGVSTTILIFLIFFFLDGQMGDNTTDMAFIVAGTLGFSLLEAMIILPAHIAHSKALKGKEVKQNIILLKFEGMLFVLRDKIYKPILNYCIKHPVVILTIPTALFIITYGALQGNIIKTTFFPSIEFNNVGITLEMPAGTSDTITDEKLKYIESKIWELNEEYVEEYPNKEKLIESVTKQTGPSGTHVGNVTLVAVGTEEREWDNSIIKAKLRERIGEIEGADKLQVGGGSRFGMPVSIALQSYDLEQLNNAKEELKNELRLISDLKDVVDDNPPGLREVKLELNDNAYNLGLTTSEVMSQVRSGFYGKEAQRILRGVDEVKIWVRYSEDDRSTISKLKDMRIKLTDGKQIPLSELADVSIERGVLSIGHIDGQRVIKVEADVTTTDISVTNLTTKINTDVLPELKEKFPDVTWSMEGESRESGKTVDSMLAIVPSFLVLMFMLVVFTFRSFTQSFIVYFLIPFSFIGVLWGHFIQGYLFSILSGFGAIALIGVVINDSLVFIDAFNRYLRSGLDFTSALTKAGLNRFRPVILTSVTTIFGLAPLIFETSSHAQFLSPMAISMAYGLLVGTALTLVMIPAMLSLTNNIKFKLKKANTREEIEPAIIEQNQLNAYES
- a CDS encoding TolC family protein, with amino-acid sequence MKKFKLIVALLFLFVASLSAQQKMTLEQSIDIALQENLNIKIAKNENEVSHNNINIGNAGLLPQVNLSASTTYNDNEINNNGIKSNQSYTSNYVGANATYILFDGFNNIASYNQLKTQGKISDYQTQYTIEQYILLVTNSYYQVAGLTDQLNINKESLQISKERLERTSNKKDYGQAKSIDYLSALVDFNNDSVAYINSQTSLIQAKQDFNNLLNRNTDYDFDVDLDVLYKILPSKEDLINTAIERNALYKSSENNIKLAELNIKSANSNFYPQLSVDANYSLYNTQNEWEVNLNDRSKGFSTGLNLSYNLFNGFRNSIQKQNAEINRKNAELEKKNELLSLVTEISNTHQQYEDSKISLKLENDNLEAAELNFNRSKELYNLGQITNTQFRESQLNLIQAKSSISTLRYSIKIFEAELERSAGILL